One region of Dysidea avara chromosome 1, odDysAvar1.4, whole genome shotgun sequence genomic DNA includes:
- the LOC136248071 gene encoding uncharacterized protein, producing the protein MHMLVYKDALGASSVLVDGFKLGEYMRQHFAEYFSLLSHVSFHCHLNFHGNNYNMRRFTFGVDSSGNLKTIHFNNYDRQPLDESLYQAKELLSCDDDDEAMRKMYPGIRCFHQLLYSDRFHNKFDLRPRRMLMYNNKRVLHSRKQLISGFRVVCGLFHSEQEWLSKLEKMEQDLG; encoded by the coding sequence ATGCACATGTTAGTCTACAAGGATGCCTTAGGTGCAAGTAGTGTTTTGGTTGATGGGTTTAAACTGGGTGAGTACATGAGACAGCATTTTGCTGAGTATTTTTCTCTGCTCAGCCATGTCTCTTTCCACTGCCATCTGAACTTCCATGGCAACAATTACAACATGCGCCGATTCACCTTTGGTGTTGACAGTAGTGGCAACTTGAAAACTATACACTTCAACAATTATGATCGTCAGCCACTGGATGAATCACTGTACCAAGCTAAGGAACTGCTTTcttgtgatgatgatgatgaggcaatGAGGAAGATGTATCCAGGTATACGTTGTTTCCACCAGCTTCTCTACAGTGATCGTTTTCACAACAAGTTTGACTTGCGTCCTCGTAGGATGTTGATGTACAATAACAAAAGAGTACTGCATTCTCGTAAGCAGTTAATTTCTGGTTTTCGGGTTGTATGTGGATTATTCCACAGTGAACAAGAGTGGCTCAGTAAACTGGAAAAAATGGAGCAAGACTTAGGGTAG